In one Stenotrophomonas maltophilia genomic region, the following are encoded:
- a CDS encoding DUF3413 domain-containing protein — protein sequence MPSAPPAADPASRPGCTQHWRRLAWWSLFVAANAVLAAVITLGNVPLRDNPGGPVGLAYLAVALPGHLLAFGALAGLLPLLLGLWARSARPLSIGAVVLQGLWLCLLLVDAKVFALYRFHLNAMVANMVFGGALHDQVALSWKTWLQAIALVSAIFAAEALLAWACWKLLPALPRRRHVLQAWTLVILLMAGGQVATAYYDARGERDVISQWNYLPWAQPITAKSFMRRLGVVSQQQAGLPDPRHAQLHYPLHPLRCQSHQRPNVLMVVLESLRHDVLTPQIMPNTTALAQSSRVYEHHFSTGNATRYGLFGLLYGLPGGYWASMLDEQRGSQLFQVLGQQGYDLHLYGSAPMYSPEFDRNVFADVRDQLHQGPSALKPDGRDRAIVASLQQDIRNSQAAQRPWFGFVFLDSTHAPYHLPADYPPLATPMAADIDFLKFGPDHDPTPELNRYHTSVHYADSLVGSLLDTLRAQGLEQDTIVLVTGDHAEEFNDLALNYWGHNGNFSDYQLQVPFVLHWPGEASGRDARTSSHEDWVPTLMRHALGCENPLADYSTGQDLLAAPEGLRALVVESWSQRAVRHGDALYVFDKFGNATALDRHYRPLPQQAPDAAAIRSAWEALTRFRNR from the coding sequence ATGCCCTCCGCTCCACCCGCCGCCGATCCAGCTTCCCGACCCGGTTGTACCCAGCACTGGCGCCGGCTGGCCTGGTGGTCCTTGTTCGTGGCGGCAAACGCCGTACTGGCAGCCGTCATCACCCTGGGGAACGTGCCGCTGCGGGACAACCCCGGCGGCCCCGTCGGCCTGGCGTATCTGGCCGTTGCCCTGCCCGGCCACCTGCTGGCGTTCGGCGCGCTGGCCGGCCTGCTGCCGCTACTGCTCGGACTGTGGGCCCGCAGCGCGCGTCCTCTGAGCATCGGCGCGGTGGTGCTGCAGGGCCTGTGGCTGTGCCTGCTGCTGGTCGATGCCAAGGTGTTCGCGCTGTACCGCTTCCACCTCAATGCCATGGTGGCGAACATGGTGTTCGGCGGCGCGCTGCACGATCAGGTCGCGCTGTCGTGGAAGACCTGGCTGCAGGCGATCGCCCTGGTATCGGCCATCTTCGCCGCCGAAGCCCTGCTGGCGTGGGCCTGCTGGAAGCTGCTGCCCGCCCTGCCCCGACGGCGCCACGTCCTGCAGGCATGGACACTGGTCATCCTGCTGATGGCAGGTGGCCAGGTGGCGACCGCCTATTACGATGCACGCGGCGAGCGTGACGTGATCAGCCAGTGGAACTACCTGCCCTGGGCGCAGCCGATCACCGCCAAGAGCTTCATGCGTCGCCTGGGCGTGGTCAGCCAGCAGCAGGCGGGCCTGCCCGATCCCCGCCATGCCCAGCTGCACTACCCGCTGCATCCGCTGCGCTGCCAGAGCCACCAGCGGCCGAACGTGCTGATGGTGGTACTCGAATCACTCCGCCACGATGTGCTGACGCCACAGATCATGCCGAACACCACGGCATTGGCGCAGTCCTCCCGCGTTTACGAGCATCACTTCAGTACCGGCAACGCCACCCGCTACGGCCTGTTCGGCCTGCTCTACGGACTTCCCGGTGGCTACTGGGCAAGCATGCTTGACGAGCAGCGTGGCTCGCAGCTGTTCCAGGTCCTGGGACAGCAGGGCTATGACCTGCACCTGTACGGCAGCGCGCCGATGTACAGCCCGGAATTCGACCGCAACGTGTTCGCCGATGTCCGTGACCAGCTGCACCAGGGGCCGTCGGCACTGAAGCCCGATGGCCGCGACCGTGCCATCGTCGCGTCGCTGCAGCAGGACATCCGTAACAGCCAGGCCGCGCAGCGCCCGTGGTTCGGTTTCGTGTTCCTCGACTCCACCCACGCGCCCTACCACCTGCCGGCCGACTATCCGCCCCTGGCCACGCCGATGGCCGCGGACATCGACTTCCTCAAGTTCGGGCCGGACCACGATCCGACGCCGGAACTGAACCGCTATCACACCTCCGTCCACTACGCCGACAGCCTGGTCGGATCGCTGCTCGATACCCTGCGTGCGCAGGGCCTGGAGCAGGACACCATCGTGCTGGTCACTGGCGATCACGCAGAGGAGTTCAACGACCTCGCGCTGAACTACTGGGGCCACAACGGCAACTTCTCCGACTACCAGTTGCAGGTGCCGTTCGTGCTGCACTGGCCGGGCGAGGCCAGCGGCCGTGATGCGCGCACCAGCTCGCATGAGGACTGGGTGCCCACGCTGATGCGGCACGCCCTGGGCTGCGAGAACCCGCTGGCCGACTACAGCACCGGCCAGGATCTGCTGGCGGCCCCGGAAGGGCTCCGTGCCCTGGTGGTGGAGAGCTGGTCGCAGCGCGCCGTCCGCCACGGCGATGCCCTCTACGTGTTCGACAAGTTCGGCAATGCCACCGCGCTGGATCGGCACTATCGCCCACTGCCACAACAGGCGCCGGACGCAGCCGCGATCCGTTCCGCCTGGGAAGCGCTGACGCGCTTCCGCAATCGTTGA
- a CDS encoding polysaccharide deacetylase family protein, producing MADARTVPVLMHHHVSPSPGMITVSPENFESQIAWLANSGWTSLTLEQYAGFLAGRPVPRRSIVITFDDGYLDNWVYAHPILQKYGMHAVVFVVTGWMGEGPVRPHAGLPGAVLPATPDHRGCEAAIYEQGRSDDVMMRWSEARAAIDAGTFEVHCHTHTHTRWLRREDLDRAQRRAGISNDLALSRQVLQDKLGEVSDTLCWPYGDFDDDHVEVAREQGFRYLHTTHPFGRNVIGGDPERIYRFAIRNRPASWLRKRIAQSYNPLIAPLFNGFKARQKKMVPGP from the coding sequence ATGGCTGATGCCCGAACCGTACCGGTGCTGATGCACCATCACGTCAGTCCGTCGCCCGGCATGATCACGGTGTCGCCGGAGAATTTCGAAAGCCAGATTGCCTGGCTGGCCAACAGTGGCTGGACCTCACTGACACTGGAGCAGTACGCCGGGTTCCTGGCCGGCAGGCCGGTGCCGCGCCGGTCGATCGTCATCACCTTCGACGATGGCTACCTGGACAACTGGGTCTACGCGCATCCGATCCTGCAGAAGTACGGCATGCACGCGGTGGTGTTCGTGGTCACCGGATGGATGGGCGAAGGCCCGGTGCGGCCGCATGCAGGCCTGCCCGGCGCGGTACTGCCGGCAACGCCGGACCATCGCGGCTGCGAGGCCGCCATCTACGAGCAGGGGCGCAGCGACGATGTGATGATGCGCTGGAGCGAAGCGCGCGCGGCGATCGACGCGGGCACCTTCGAGGTGCATTGCCATACCCACACCCATACACGCTGGTTGCGCCGCGAAGACCTGGACCGCGCGCAGCGCCGGGCCGGCATCAGCAACGACCTGGCACTCTCGCGCCAGGTCCTGCAGGACAAGCTGGGCGAAGTTTCGGACACATTGTGCTGGCCGTACGGTGACTTCGACGATGACCATGTCGAAGTCGCGCGCGAGCAGGGGTTCCGTTACCTGCATACCACCCACCCGTTCGGCCGCAACGTGATCGGCGGCGATCCCGAACGCATCTACCGCTTCGCGATCCGCAACCGGCCGGCCAGCTGGTTGCGCAAGCGCATCGCGCAGAGCTACAACCCGTTGATCGCGCCGCTGTTCAACGGCTTCAAGGCCCGCCAGAAGAAGATGGTGCCGGGCCCCTGA
- the tpiA gene encoding triose-phosphate isomerase: MRRKIVAGNWKLHGSRQFANELLGQVAAGLPLDGVDVVILPPLPYLGELVEEFGATGMTFGAQDVSSNEKGAYTGEVCAAMLHEVGARYGLVGHSERRQYHHESSELVARKFAAALHAGLVPVLCVGETLEQREAGQTEAVIASQLAPVLDLVGADGFASAVVAYEPVWAIGTGRTASKEQAQQVHAFIRGEVARIDARIADSLPILYGGSVKPDNAGELFAQPDVDGGLVGGASLVAADFLAIAKAAAAN, from the coding sequence ATGCGCCGCAAGATCGTCGCCGGAAACTGGAAGCTGCACGGCAGCCGTCAATTCGCCAATGAACTGCTGGGGCAGGTGGCTGCGGGGCTGCCGCTGGACGGGGTCGATGTCGTCATCCTGCCGCCGCTGCCGTACCTGGGCGAGCTGGTCGAGGAGTTCGGCGCGACCGGCATGACCTTCGGTGCCCAGGACGTGAGCAGCAACGAGAAGGGGGCCTACACCGGCGAAGTGTGCGCGGCCATGCTGCACGAGGTCGGTGCCCGTTACGGCCTGGTTGGACATTCCGAGCGTCGCCAGTACCACCACGAGAGCAGCGAACTGGTTGCCCGCAAGTTCGCCGCTGCCCTGCATGCCGGCCTGGTGCCGGTACTGTGCGTGGGGGAAACCCTGGAGCAGCGCGAGGCCGGACAGACCGAAGCGGTCATCGCCAGCCAGCTGGCGCCGGTGCTGGATCTCGTCGGCGCCGACGGTTTCGCCAGCGCCGTGGTCGCCTACGAGCCGGTCTGGGCGATCGGCACCGGCCGCACCGCGAGCAAGGAGCAGGCACAACAGGTGCACGCGTTCATCCGTGGCGAAGTCGCGCGCATCGATGCTAGAATTGCTGATTCACTGCCCATTCTTTACGGCGGCAGCGTGAAGCCCGACAATGCCGGGGAACTGTTCGCGCAGCCGGATGTCGATGGTGGGCTGGTCGGCGGCGCCTCCCTGGTGGCCGCGGACTTCCTGGCCATCGCGAAGGCGGCGGCCGCGAACTAA
- a CDS encoding glycosyltransferase family 4 protein, translating to MKRSLRILHTEAAKGMGGQEIYIFRHMQAMRARGHDVSLLCQPEARLAQLARDDGFTVHTLRMGGLARLLRGIWSVSRLVRRERYDVVNTTSRRDALIAAAGARLGGAPLVVRSRHLMSPVNSLLTYTGLPHRVLTVSSFVKQLLADRGIPAERIGIVPPIAVPPRWTDIRKEDPWQCLQDVRAEVRAELGFGEQDIVVGCVAVLREPKGHADLLQAMVPLCKANPNLHLVVIGDGQPVMERLQAMCAEHGLQSQVHLLGYRDGACRLMAGFDIFALASHKEAAGTVFLEAAYVGVPIVATRVGGVPEMVVDGSNAILTRLGDNAALTGALRLLVDDPERRRQMGRAGWEWMRAAHRFTPTGHGETTEHYYRQWLKELGHG from the coding sequence ATGAAACGTTCGCTGCGCATCCTGCACACCGAAGCCGCCAAGGGAATGGGCGGGCAGGAGATCTACATCTTCCGCCACATGCAGGCCATGCGCGCGCGCGGCCACGACGTCTCGCTGCTGTGCCAGCCCGAGGCACGGCTGGCGCAGCTGGCGCGCGATGACGGCTTCACCGTGCATACGCTGCGCATGGGAGGGCTGGCGCGCCTGCTGCGCGGCATCTGGTCGGTTTCGCGCCTGGTGCGCCGCGAACGCTATGACGTGGTGAACACCACCAGCCGTCGCGACGCCTTGATTGCCGCCGCCGGCGCCCGCCTCGGCGGTGCGCCGCTGGTGGTGCGCTCGCGCCACCTGATGAGTCCGGTCAACTCGCTGCTGACCTATACCGGCCTGCCGCACCGGGTGCTGACCGTCAGCAGCTTCGTCAAGCAGCTGCTGGCCGACCGTGGCATTCCCGCTGAGCGCATCGGCATCGTGCCGCCGATCGCGGTTCCACCGCGCTGGACCGATATCCGCAAGGAAGATCCGTGGCAGTGCCTGCAGGACGTGCGTGCCGAAGTCCGTGCCGAGCTCGGCTTCGGCGAACAGGACATCGTGGTCGGCTGCGTGGCGGTGCTGCGCGAGCCCAAGGGCCATGCCGATCTGCTGCAGGCAATGGTGCCGCTGTGCAAGGCCAATCCGAACCTGCACCTGGTGGTGATCGGCGACGGGCAGCCGGTGATGGAGCGCCTGCAGGCGATGTGCGCCGAGCACGGCCTGCAGTCGCAGGTCCACCTGCTCGGCTACCGCGACGGCGCCTGCCGGCTGATGGCCGGCTTCGATATCTTCGCCCTCGCCTCGCACAAGGAAGCCGCCGGCACCGTGTTTCTGGAAGCGGCGTACGTCGGCGTGCCGATCGTGGCGACGCGGGTTGGTGGCGTGCCGGAGATGGTCGTGGACGGCAGCAATGCGATCCTCACCCGGCTGGGCGACAATGCTGCCCTGACGGGCGCTCTGCGCCTGCTGGTGGACGATCCGGAACGGCGCCGGCAGATGGGCCGTGCCGGCTGGGAATGGATGCGCGCTGCGCACCGCTTCACACCCACCGGCCACGGCGAGACCACCGAACACTACTACCGCCAGTGGCTGAAGGAGCTGGGACATGGCTGA
- a CDS encoding isopenicillin N synthase family dioxygenase, translating to MRRPSRPNDKPGTAVSQIPTLDITRFDSDREAFVAELGAAYRQWGFAGIRNHGIPQADIDAAYDVFKAFFALPEEIKRKYHVAGGGGARGYTPFGVETAKGAKHFDLKEFWHIGREIGDDSRYRDVMPPNLWPTEVEGFRERGYGLYQALDNLGSRVLSALALHIDLPEDFFADKTNFGNSILRPIHYPPITTDDIPNVRAGAHGDINFITLLVGASAAGLEVQSHDGKWVPFTSDADTIVVNIGDMLQRLTNHVYPSTIHRVVNPPGELARQPRYSVPFFLHPNPDFLIDVLPSCITPENPSRYPEPITAHGFLEERLREIKLK from the coding sequence ATGCGGCGGCCCTCCAGACCCAATGACAAGCCAGGAACCGCTGTGAGCCAGATCCCGACCCTCGACATCACCCGTTTTGACAGCGACCGCGAGGCCTTCGTGGCCGAGCTGGGGGCGGCCTATCGCCAATGGGGATTCGCGGGCATCCGCAACCACGGCATTCCGCAGGCCGACATCGACGCGGCCTACGATGTCTTCAAGGCCTTCTTCGCCCTGCCGGAGGAGATCAAGCGGAAGTACCACGTGGCCGGCGGGGGCGGTGCACGTGGCTATACCCCGTTCGGCGTGGAAACCGCGAAGGGGGCCAAGCACTTCGATCTGAAGGAGTTCTGGCACATCGGCCGGGAGATCGGCGACGACTCCAGGTACCGCGACGTGATGCCGCCGAACCTGTGGCCGACCGAGGTCGAGGGCTTCCGTGAGCGGGGCTACGGCCTGTACCAGGCGCTGGACAACCTCGGGTCGCGCGTGCTGTCGGCGCTGGCGCTGCACATCGACCTGCCGGAGGATTTCTTCGCCGACAAGACCAATTTCGGCAACTCGATCCTGCGCCCGATCCATTACCCGCCGATCACCACCGACGACATTCCCAACGTGCGTGCCGGTGCGCATGGCGACATCAACTTCATCACCCTGCTGGTTGGTGCCAGTGCGGCGGGCCTGGAGGTGCAGTCGCACGATGGCAAGTGGGTGCCGTTCACCTCGGATGCGGACACCATCGTGGTCAACATCGGCGACATGCTGCAGCGCCTGACCAATCACGTGTATCCCTCCACCATCCATCGCGTGGTCAATCCCCCGGGCGAGCTGGCCCGCCAGCCGCGCTACTCGGTGCCGTTCTTCCTGCACCCGAACCCGGACTTCCTGATCGACGTGCTGCCGTCCTGCATCACCCCGGAGAACCCGAGCCGGTATCCGGAGCCGATCACCGCCCACGGCTTCCTCGAGGAACGCCTGCGCGAGATCAAGCTGAAGTAA